A stretch of the Vigna radiata var. radiata cultivar VC1973A chromosome 7, Vradiata_ver6, whole genome shotgun sequence genome encodes the following:
- the LOC106768655 gene encoding uncharacterized protein LOC106768655, with translation MGEFTIQISNDLVNQLVDDGLPKKKTRKSRRKVARDTEKSQSNETRKPESAVIPGWPVQPPLHLPGTFPAQPPKSELESIQCILQESEKVLERLQKQEETMLQEVTQKAKDLHDKEYKIPNPKPEPCTAERFATLSCYKEHIKDPLKCATLVTSFADCLRRFGRLGDK, from the coding sequence ATGGGTGAATTTACGATTCAGATTAGCAATGACCTTGTCAATCAGCTTGTTGATGATGGCCTGCCAAAGAAAAAAACTAGAAAGAGCAGACGAAAGGTGGCAAGAGACACTGAAAAGTCTCAATCTAATGAAACTAGAAAGCCGGAGAGTGCAGTTATTCCAGGGTGGCCAGTGCAGCCCCCTTTGCATCTACCTGGAACGTTTCCTGCTCAACCTCCAAAGTCAGAGTTAGAAAGCATTCAGTGTATCCTTCAGGAAAGTGAGAAGGTTTTGGAAAGATTGCAGAAGCAAGAGGAGACTATGTTGCAGGAAGTAACCCAGAAggcaaaggatcttcatgataAAGAGTATAAGATTCCAAACCCAAAGCCTGAGCCATGCACGGCCGAGAGATTTGCGACCTTATCATGTTACAAGGAACATATCAAGGATCCTTTGAAGTGTGCTACTCTTGTTACCAGTTTTGCTGATTGCCTACGTAGGTTTGGCCGTTTAGGTGACAAGTGA
- the LOC106769527 gene encoding geraniol 8-hydroxylase, which translates to MESRQNLYLSYSSDCLCITRHVYLPYLLKIYKYTVSSPCEIPIHHHTIPYHTMPLSSILSQTHYFSDQPITTLLLFFFLFLVASYLFLKPNPRNLPPGPPGLPFFGNLLSLHPDLHTYFAALAQIHGQIFKLRLGSKLAIVITSPTLAREVLKDHDTVFANRDVPVAGRIATYGGTDIVWTPYGPEWRMLRKVCVVKMLSNVTLDSVYDLRRSEVCKMVSYLYDRAGSAVNVGEQVFLAVMNVITSMMWGGEVEGVDRESVGAEFRELVAEMTQLLGKPNVSDFFPGLARFDLQGVEKDMQALVPRFDAIFERMIGERVKVNQKEDRKKKERKDFLQFLLDLKDSEGSDSKTPFTMTHLKALLMDMVVGGTDTSSNTIEFAMAEIMQKAEVMKKVQEELEVVVGKDKMVEESDIHKLHYLEAVMKETLRLHPALPLLVPHSPSESSNVGGYTIPKGSRIFINVWAIHRDPSVWEKPLEFDPTRFLDAKWDFSGNDFSYFPFGSGRRICAGIAMAEKTVLHLLATLIHLFDWTIPQGDKLETEEKFGIVLRKNVPLVAIPTPRFSNPHFYK; encoded by the exons ATGGAGTCCCGACAAAACTTGTATCTGTCGTATTCTTCTGATTGTCTTTGCATAACTCGCCATGTCTACCTTCCCtacttgttaaaaatatataaatatacggTATCCTCACCATGTGAAATCCCAATACACCACCATACCATACCATACCATACCATGCCTCTCTCCTCAATTCTATCTCAAACCCATTATTTCTCTGATCAACCCATAACTacccttcttctctttttcttccttttcctaGTTGCGTCCTACTTATTCCTCAAACCCAACCCCCGAAACCTACCGCCGGGTCCACCGGGCCTACCCTTCTTCGGGAACCTTTTATCTCTGCACCCAGATCTTCACACTTACTTCGCCGCCTTGGCCCAGATACACggccaaattttcaaacttCGACTCGGGAGCAAGCTCGCCATCGTCATAACTTCACCCACCCTTGCTCGCGAGGTCCTCAAAGACCATGACACTGTTTTCGCCAACCGCGACGTCCCCGTAGCCGGTAGGATTGCCACCTATGGCGGCACCGACATAGTATGGACCCCGTACGGCCCCGAATGGCGGATGCTGAGGAAAGTGTGCGTGGTGAAGATGTTGAGCAACGTCACCCTGGATTCCGTCTACGATCTGCGTCGCAGCGAGGTGTGCAAAATGGTGTCCTATTTGTACGATCGAGCGGGGAGTGCGGTGAACGTGGGGGAGCAGGTGTTTCTAGCGGTGATGAATGTGATAACCAGTATGATGTGGGGCGGGGAGGTAGAAGGGGTGGATAGGGAAAGTGTGGGAGCGGAGTTCAGGGAGTTGGTAGCGGAGATGACGCAGCTGCTGGGGAAGCCCAATGTTTCGGACTTTTTTCCTGGGTTGGCCCGGTTCGATTTGCAGGGCGTGGAGAAAGATATGCAGGCGCTGGTGCCCCGGTTCGATGCGATATTTGAAAGGATGATTGGCGAAAGAGTGAAGGTGAACCAAAAAGAAGAtcggaaaaagaaagaaagaaaagattttctGCAGTTTTTGTTGGATCTTAAGGATTCTGAAGGCTCTGATTCAAAGACACCATTCACCATGACCCACCTTAAGGCCCTCCTCATG GATATGGTTGTGGGTGGAACCGATACATCTTCAAACACAATTGAGTTTGCAATGGCAGAAATAATGCAGAAGGCAGAAGTAATGAAGAAAGTCCAAGAAGAGTTGGAAGTTGTGGTTGGAAAAGATAAAATGGTAGAAGAGTCTGACATTCATAAGTTGCATTACTTGGAAGCAGTGATGAAAGAGACTCTTCGGTTGCATCCTGCACTTCCACTTCTAGTTCCACATAGCCCCAGTGAAAGCAGCAACGTCGGAGGCTACACCATCCCAAAGGGTTCTCGAATCTTCATCAATGTGTGGGCCATTCATAGAGACCCTTCAGTTTGGGAGAAACCTCTGGAATTTGATCCTACAAGGTTCTTGGATGCTAAGTGGGATTTCAGTGGCAATGACTTCAGTTATTTTCCCTTTGGATCTGGAAGAAGAATCTGTGCAGGAATAGCAATGGCTGAGAAGActgttcttcatcttcttgCAACACTTATACACTTGTTTGACTGGACAATACCACAAGGAGACAAGTtagaaacagaagaaaaattTGGAATTGTTCTAAGAAAGAATGTTCCTCTAGTTGCTATTCCCACCCCACGCTTCTCCAACCCACACTTTTATAAGTag